A DNA window from Mycolicibacter hiberniae contains the following coding sequences:
- the cydC gene encoding thiol reductant ABC exporter subunit CydC has product MRCRSDPLVAALRLLRPRLSRLLLAGLLAILSLCSALALAAVSAWLITRAWQMPPVLDLSIAVVAVRALAISRGVLHYCERLVSHDTALAAAGTARVQLYRRLAHGPVQTAVRLRSGELVARLGSDVDELSDVLVRAVLPIGVAAVLGVVATAAIAAISPAAAAVLAACLLAAGVVAPWLAARAAAAQQNSAREHLGERDVAALHALDHAPELRIAGLLPAVIAESQRRQQAWGAALDAAAKPAALAAALPTAAVGVSVLGAAVAGIGLADFLAPTTVAVLMLLPLSAFEATTALPGAAVALTRARIAARRLVDLAPEEPPSEPAPALHRPPPGATPALHADLVSGFRDERSVRVDFDLAPGDRLAVTGPSGAGKTTLLMTLAGLVTPLAGGVRVGDRAVQELAESDLRSAVGFFAEDAHIFATTVRDNLLVARGDCHDDELRTALSRVGLQPWLAGLPDGLATVLAGGAQALSAGQRRRLLLARAMLSPAAIVALDEPTEHLDAADADDLLRAILAVPGLFGADRTVVMATHHLCGEGPFRRLVLG; this is encoded by the coding sequence GTGCGGTGCCGGTCTGATCCACTGGTGGCGGCCCTGCGGCTGCTGCGACCACGCCTGTCCCGGCTGCTGCTGGCCGGTCTGCTCGCGATCCTGTCGCTGTGCAGCGCGCTGGCGTTGGCCGCGGTCTCGGCCTGGCTGATCACCCGGGCCTGGCAGATGCCACCGGTGCTGGACCTGTCGATCGCAGTGGTGGCGGTGCGGGCGCTGGCGATCTCGCGCGGGGTGCTGCATTACTGCGAGCGGCTGGTGAGCCATGACACCGCCCTGGCGGCGGCGGGCACCGCCCGTGTGCAGCTCTACCGGCGCCTGGCCCACGGCCCGGTGCAGACCGCGGTGCGGTTGCGCAGCGGAGAACTGGTGGCCCGCCTTGGCTCCGACGTCGATGAACTCTCCGACGTCTTGGTCCGCGCCGTCCTTCCGATCGGGGTGGCAGCGGTACTGGGTGTCGTTGCCACCGCGGCGATCGCGGCGATCTCCCCGGCGGCCGCGGCGGTACTGGCCGCCTGCCTGCTGGCCGCCGGAGTGGTGGCACCGTGGCTGGCCGCGCGGGCCGCCGCGGCACAGCAGAACAGCGCCCGCGAGCACCTCGGCGAGCGTGACGTCGCGGCGCTCCATGCGCTCGACCACGCCCCGGAGCTGCGGATCGCCGGTCTGCTGCCCGCCGTCATCGCCGAGTCCCAGCGTCGCCAGCAGGCCTGGGGCGCGGCGCTGGACGCAGCGGCCAAGCCGGCCGCACTGGCCGCAGCCCTGCCCACCGCCGCGGTCGGGGTCAGCGTGCTCGGCGCCGCGGTAGCCGGAATCGGGCTCGCCGACTTCCTGGCGCCCACCACGGTGGCGGTCCTGATGTTGCTGCCGCTGTCGGCCTTCGAGGCGACCACCGCACTGCCGGGGGCCGCCGTCGCGCTGACCCGTGCGCGGATCGCGGCGCGGCGGCTGGTCGATCTGGCGCCCGAAGAACCCCCGAGCGAGCCTGCGCCGGCGCTGCATCGCCCGCCGCCGGGCGCGACCCCGGCGCTGCACGCCGATCTGGTCTCGGGATTCCGCGACGAGCGATCCGTGCGGGTCGACTTCGATCTGGCGCCCGGGGATCGGCTGGCGGTCACCGGCCCCAGCGGGGCCGGCAAGACGACCCTGTTGATGACGTTGGCGGGCCTGGTGACGCCGCTGGCCGGTGGCGTTCGGGTCGGCGACCGTGCGGTGCAGGAGCTGGCCGAGTCCGACCTGCGATCAGCCGTCGGTTTCTTTGCCGAGGACGCCCACATCTTCGCGACCACCGTCCGGGACAACCTGCTGGTGGCGCGGGGCGACTGCCACGACGACGAGCTGCGCACGGCCTTGAGCCGGGTGGGCCTGCAGCCCTGGCTGGCCGGTCTGCCCGACGGCCTGGCCACCGTCCTCGCCGGTGGCGCCCAGGCATTGTCGGCGGGACAGCGGCGGCGGCTGCTGCTGGCCAGGGCCATGTTGTCGCCTGCGGCCATCGTGGCGCTCGACGAGCCCACCGAGCATCTCGACGCCGCCGACGCCGACGACCTCCTGCGGGCGATTCTCGCGGTGCCCGGCCTGTTCGGCGCCGACCGGACGGTGGTGATGGCCACCCACCACCTGTGTGGGGAGGGCCCGTTCCGGCGACTCGTCCTGGGATAG
- a CDS encoding fused (3R)-hydroxyacyl-ACP dehydratase subunits HadA/HadB: MTAAQTSPMQARVGHYYQMDGTYLVGREKVREYARAVQDYHPAHWDVAAAAEMGYSGLVAPLTFTSVPGMTCNRRMFESVVVGYDTFMQTEEVFEQHRPIVDGDELHIDVELTAVRRVAGHDLITVTNTFTDTAGERVHTLHTTVVGVTAEDIDPTVKIAVHNAMMHDVNILDVGDADAAYHKTVRPEGQVRISEGGLTRTPGTPSFDDVRVGDELPVRHTRLARGDLVNYAGVAGDANPIHWDEDIAKLAGLPDVIAHGMLTMGLGAGFASAWTGDPGAVTRYAVRLSAPAIVSAKEGADIEFNGRIKSLDPATRSGVILVSAKSDSRKIFGLATLHVRFR; encoded by the coding sequence ATGACCGCAGCACAGACATCCCCGATGCAAGCCCGGGTCGGCCATTACTACCAAATGGACGGCACCTACCTGGTGGGTCGGGAGAAGGTCCGCGAGTACGCGCGCGCCGTGCAGGACTACCACCCCGCGCACTGGGACGTCGCCGCCGCCGCCGAAATGGGTTACTCGGGTCTGGTCGCGCCGCTCACGTTCACCTCGGTACCGGGCATGACCTGCAACCGCCGCATGTTCGAATCAGTGGTCGTCGGTTACGACACCTTCATGCAGACCGAAGAGGTCTTCGAGCAACACCGGCCCATCGTCGACGGTGACGAACTGCACATCGACGTGGAGCTGACCGCGGTGCGCCGCGTCGCGGGCCACGACCTGATCACGGTGACCAACACCTTCACCGACACTGCCGGAGAGCGGGTACACACCCTGCACACCACTGTGGTCGGGGTGACAGCCGAGGACATCGATCCGACGGTCAAAATCGCCGTACACAACGCGATGATGCACGACGTCAACATTCTCGACGTGGGTGACGCCGACGCCGCTTACCACAAGACCGTGCGGCCCGAAGGGCAGGTGCGGATCTCCGAGGGCGGTCTGACCCGTACCCCGGGGACCCCGTCGTTCGACGACGTGCGGGTCGGTGACGAACTCCCGGTGCGCCACACCCGGCTGGCTCGCGGCGATCTGGTGAACTATGCCGGCGTCGCCGGCGACGCCAACCCCATCCACTGGGACGAAGACATCGCCAAGCTGGCCGGACTCCCCGACGTGATCGCGCACGGCATGCTCACCATGGGGCTGGGCGCCGGTTTCGCCTCCGCCTGGACCGGCGACCCGGGTGCCGTCACCCGCTACGCGGTGCGACTGTCCGCACCGGCGATCGTGTCCGCCAAGGAAGGCGCCGACATCGAGTTCAACGGCCGGATCAAGTCGCTGGACCCGGCTACCCGCAGCGGCGTCATCCTGGTGTCCGCGAAGTCCGACAGCCGGAAGATCTTCGGCTTGGCGACCTTGCACGTCCGCTTCCGCTGA
- a CDS encoding PPE family protein: MDFAALPPEVNSGRMYAGAGSGPLLAAASAWDALAAELSSTASSYESVVSSLAGEWSGPSSGSMASAVEPYVTWMAATAAQAEQSANQARAAAAAYEAAFAATVPPPVIALNRTQLATLIATNFLGQNTPAIAATEIEYAEMWAQDAAAMYGYAGSSAAATALAPFSQPPETTNAAGIANQEAASAEATANSSASNIAQQVSQMLTAMPQVLQTLGSNPAAATLPPSFATDLANWNTIWGTLTGAYSPLLGWTSLPGGLFLSAGQIYSWPINAMAVQSYLAGPKAITGALLPLAPLTNTAVPAATTLSSATGALGNAATVGKLSVPASWAVAAPATKLVSMASSLPATLEAAPMAAVAGQDAMFGQMALSSLLGRGMGTTATQGVGAATRSLRNSGGADAFGPIPPGEADPAAATIIVIPALDE, translated from the coding sequence ATGGATTTCGCAGCACTGCCGCCGGAGGTCAACTCCGGCCGGATGTACGCGGGGGCAGGCTCCGGCCCCCTGCTGGCGGCCGCTTCGGCGTGGGACGCGCTCGCCGCGGAACTCAGTTCTACGGCGTCGTCCTACGAGTCCGTGGTCTCAAGCCTCGCCGGGGAATGGTCCGGGCCCTCCTCTGGCTCGATGGCCAGCGCGGTCGAGCCCTACGTGACGTGGATGGCCGCCACCGCCGCTCAAGCCGAGCAGTCCGCCAACCAGGCCCGCGCCGCGGCAGCCGCCTACGAGGCGGCGTTCGCCGCCACCGTGCCGCCACCGGTGATCGCCCTGAATCGGACTCAGCTGGCGACCCTGATCGCGACCAACTTCCTCGGCCAGAACACGCCCGCCATCGCCGCCACCGAGATCGAGTACGCCGAGATGTGGGCACAGGACGCGGCGGCCATGTACGGCTACGCCGGATCGTCGGCAGCGGCAACGGCGCTCGCACCGTTCAGCCAGCCGCCGGAGACCACGAACGCGGCCGGGATCGCCAACCAGGAGGCCGCCTCCGCAGAGGCGACCGCGAACTCGTCGGCGTCCAACATCGCCCAACAGGTCTCCCAGATGCTCACGGCGATGCCCCAGGTGCTGCAGACGCTCGGGTCCAACCCGGCCGCGGCGACACTGCCCCCGTCCTTCGCGACGGACTTGGCCAACTGGAACACGATCTGGGGCACGCTCACCGGGGCCTACAGTCCGCTGTTGGGCTGGACGTCACTGCCCGGCGGTCTGTTCCTGTCCGCCGGCCAGATCTACTCCTGGCCGATCAATGCCATGGCTGTGCAGTCCTACTTAGCCGGCCCCAAAGCCATCACCGGGGCACTGCTGCCGCTGGCGCCTCTGACAAATACCGCGGTACCGGCAGCGACAACCCTCAGCAGTGCCACCGGTGCGCTGGGCAACGCGGCGACAGTCGGCAAGTTGTCGGTGCCTGCTTCCTGGGCAGTCGCAGCGCCTGCCACCAAGCTGGTCAGCATGGCGTCGTCCCTGCCGGCGACGCTGGAGGCCGCTCCGATGGCCGCGGTCGCCGGCCAAGACGCCATGTTCGGCCAGATGGCCCTGTCCAGCCTGCTGGGCCGCGGCATGGGAACCACCGCCACCCAGGGTGTCGGCGCGGCCACCCGGTCCCTGCGAAACAGCGGCGGGGCCGACGCCTTCGGTCCCATTCCGCCCGGTGAAGCCGATCCCGCGGCGGCCACCATCATCGTGATCCCGGCACTGGATGAGTGA
- a CDS encoding PPE family protein: protein MYFSLLPPEINSGNMYAGAGSASLIEAATAWGRLAGELSSAAAEYNAVLTSLASEAWTGPSAAAMIAAAEPYIAWMSATAATAAQAAAQAQAAATAYETARAATVPPEAVAANRTQQAMLQATNFLGQNLAAIAANEAQYMQMWAQDAAAMETYAAAASAATKVTAFTEPPPTTTGGAGAAAASSVGSAATTAAGNPLLQFFADIATQYNTFINSALAALTGNPTAGATFSALFAAAKAPLGLTTQFNDVSLLVNWPIGAFTKFATPLGRAFEGLPVSGLGAGLRVGTAAGLSSTVSATMSEANLVGNLSVPPSWASASPAIRLAATGGPAAGLAAAPASGMAGGLLNQAALGAMAGGALGSATPRSAGSGRIRIQGGKAKTPVKLDAVIAKLQSQPEAVQHWNVDQAGLDDLLEELSRKPGVHAVHLKGSKKTGTPLS, encoded by the coding sequence ATGTACTTCTCATTGCTCCCCCCGGAGATCAACTCGGGCAACATGTACGCCGGCGCCGGGTCGGCGTCGTTGATCGAAGCCGCCACCGCATGGGGTCGACTGGCCGGCGAATTGAGTTCGGCGGCAGCCGAATACAACGCGGTGCTCACCTCGCTCGCGAGCGAAGCATGGACCGGCCCTTCAGCGGCGGCGATGATCGCCGCCGCCGAGCCGTATATCGCCTGGATGTCGGCGACCGCGGCCACGGCCGCCCAGGCCGCCGCCCAGGCGCAGGCCGCCGCTACCGCCTACGAAACCGCTCGCGCGGCCACCGTGCCCCCGGAAGCCGTGGCCGCCAACCGCACCCAGCAGGCGATGCTGCAGGCAACGAACTTCCTCGGCCAGAATCTGGCGGCCATCGCGGCCAATGAAGCCCAGTACATGCAGATGTGGGCCCAAGACGCCGCGGCCATGGAGACCTACGCCGCGGCGGCGAGCGCTGCCACCAAGGTCACCGCGTTCACCGAGCCGCCGCCGACCACCACCGGGGGCGCCGGGGCAGCAGCGGCGAGCAGTGTCGGTTCGGCGGCGACCACTGCGGCCGGCAACCCGCTCCTGCAGTTCTTCGCCGACATAGCAACCCAGTACAACACCTTCATCAACAGCGCCCTGGCCGCCCTGACCGGGAACCCGACAGCCGGCGCGACGTTCTCCGCGTTGTTCGCCGCGGCCAAGGCTCCACTCGGCCTGACCACGCAGTTCAACGACGTCTCACTGCTGGTCAACTGGCCGATCGGGGCCTTCACCAAGTTTGCTACTCCGCTGGGCCGGGCTTTCGAAGGTCTGCCGGTCAGCGGTCTCGGCGCCGGGCTTCGGGTGGGAACCGCCGCCGGGCTTTCCTCGACGGTGTCGGCCACCATGTCGGAGGCGAACCTGGTGGGCAACCTGTCCGTCCCGCCGAGCTGGGCCTCTGCCAGCCCGGCGATCCGGCTGGCGGCCACCGGCGGTCCCGCCGCGGGCCTGGCCGCTGCCCCCGCCTCGGGGATGGCCGGTGGCCTGCTCAACCAGGCGGCGCTGGGCGCTATGGCCGGCGGAGCCCTGGGCAGCGCCACCCCGCGCTCCGCCGGCAGCGGGCGTATCCGGATTCAGGGCGGTAAGGCCAAGACCCCCGTCAAGCTCGACGCGGTGATCGCCAAGCTGCAGAGCCAGCCCGAGGCGGTCCAGCACTGGAACGTCGACCAGGCCGGACTCGACGACCTGCTTGAGGAGTTGTCCCGCAAGCCGGGTGTCCATGCCGTGCACCTCAAGGGCTCGAAGAAGACCGGTACCCCGCTGAGCTGA
- a CDS encoding sodium-dependent bicarbonate transport family permease, translating to MLVEFWQNFTHNLFKPLLLFFYFGFLIAIAKVPFEFPNALYQGLTMYLLLAIGWHGGEELAEIDLSQIGGILGFVVVGFVLNFLIGMLAYLLLKYMTKMREVDRATVAGYYGSDSAGTFATCMGVLATVGMAFDAYMPVMLAIMEIPGCLVALFLVARLRHKGMDADGNMPHEPGYTVPAGARPTVVAAHGADPTGGLSLEMTPQRRAETEGTPNGRLINRELVREVFLNPGICLLLGGIVIGFVSGLQGSKVTGVDDPVFVTAFQGVLCLFLLEMGLTAARKLKDLRAAGRGFVFFGLLAPNLFATLGLFVAHTYSQLTGVHFQLGTYVLFAVLCGAASYIAVPAIQRLVIPEASPSLPLAASLGLTFSYNVTIGIPLYIELAHLVTSQ from the coding sequence ATGCTTGTCGAGTTTTGGCAGAACTTCACGCACAACCTGTTCAAGCCGTTGCTGCTGTTCTTCTACTTCGGCTTCCTGATCGCCATCGCCAAGGTCCCCTTCGAGTTCCCGAACGCGTTGTATCAGGGGTTGACGATGTACCTGTTGCTGGCCATCGGCTGGCACGGCGGCGAAGAGCTCGCCGAGATCGACCTCTCGCAGATCGGCGGAATCCTCGGATTCGTCGTCGTCGGATTCGTCTTGAACTTCCTGATCGGCATGCTGGCCTACCTGCTTCTGAAGTACATGACGAAAATGCGGGAGGTCGACCGGGCAACGGTCGCCGGATACTACGGCTCCGACTCGGCCGGAACCTTCGCCACCTGCATGGGCGTGCTGGCCACCGTGGGGATGGCCTTCGACGCCTACATGCCCGTGATGCTGGCCATCATGGAGATCCCCGGCTGCCTGGTGGCGCTGTTCCTGGTCGCCCGGTTACGCCATAAAGGCATGGACGCCGACGGGAACATGCCCCACGAGCCGGGCTACACGGTGCCGGCGGGCGCGCGGCCCACCGTGGTGGCAGCCCACGGCGCCGACCCCACGGGCGGGTTGTCGCTGGAGATGACGCCGCAGCGCCGCGCGGAGACCGAGGGGACCCCCAACGGCCGCCTGATCAACCGGGAACTGGTGCGGGAGGTCTTCCTCAACCCGGGCATCTGCCTGCTGCTCGGCGGCATCGTCATCGGTTTCGTCAGCGGCCTACAGGGCTCCAAGGTCACCGGTGTCGACGACCCGGTGTTCGTCACCGCATTCCAGGGTGTGCTGTGCCTGTTCCTGCTGGAGATGGGTCTGACCGCCGCACGCAAGCTCAAGGACCTGCGCGCCGCGGGCCGGGGTTTCGTCTTCTTCGGCCTGCTGGCTCCCAACCTTTTCGCCACCCTGGGGCTGTTCGTGGCGCACACCTACTCGCAGCTGACCGGCGTCCACTTCCAGTTGGGCACCTACGTCTTGTTCGCGGTGCTGTGCGGTGCGGCGTCGTATATCGCTGTCCCGGCGATTCAGCGGCTGGTGATTCCGGAGGCCAGTCCCAGCCTCCCGCTGGCCGCATCACTGGGCCTGACGTTCTCCTACAACGTGACCATCGGTATCCCCCTGTACATCGAGCTCGCACACCTCGTCACCTCGCAGTAA